One Oryza sativa Japonica Group chromosome 8, ASM3414082v1 DNA window includes the following coding sequences:
- the LOC4344788 gene encoding IST1-like protein, which translates to MLDAFFKGAGGGGGGFRGAKCKTLLKLSIPRIKLLRNRRELQLRQMRRDIAKLLEAGQEATARIRVEHIIREENMMAAQEILELFCELIAVRLPIIETQKECPIDLKEAISSICFAAPRCADLPELMQVQMMFATKYGKEFVAAATELMPDCGVNRQIIELLSIRAPPVDVKMKLLKEIAEEHEIDWDPSATETEYLKPHEDLLNGPTYFNGSTLPLPKEKHEETLAASAAEHPDEDYESDTGLESLDLPEVPKAAIRPPSDTPATPDIDTHVQSSQPTSHEFSNMPSSQPTSHEFLNMPSSQPSSHEFSNIKSSQTTSHEFSNVQTSQLASHEFSNPSDLEENPTANAAFMTQPKGSEHIPTPFAQPSMPVSPNEKKHFVPFASPPPFAVPSLVEKNESIPSPSPSPPVKPTDPGMFRTIDEVTPPPTATDYLFSKQPEQLHSTSAENIANIDLDDVLSAAQTAAETAERAASAARAAANLAQLRIADLKKNSKAYENYSDSVRKESHPQSEVTQKPVFDHQDSFSSDTQGYVPSHLPQRSPLMEDDPYFSYPNLFSSKP; encoded by the exons TG CAAGACGCTGCTGAAGCTGTCGATCCCGCGGATCAAGCTGCTGCGGAACAGGCGGGAGCTGCAGCTGCGGCAGATGCGGCGGGACATCGCCAAGCTGCTCGAGGCCGGCCAGGAGGCCACCGCGCGAATCAGG GTGGAGCACATCATCCGGGAGGAGAACATGATGGCCGCGCAGGAGATTCTTGAGCTCTTCTGCGAGCTCATCGCCGTCCGCTTGCCCATCATCGAGACGCAAAA GGAGTGCCCTATAGATCTCAAAGAAGCTATATCCAGCATATGTTTCGCTGCTCCCAGATGTGCAGATCTGCCTGAACTTATGCAAGTTCAGATGATGTTTGCAACTAAATACGGGAAAGAGTTTGTTGCTGCAGCTACAGAGTTGATGCCAGATTGTGGGGTCAATCGGCAG ATAATTGAACTACTTTCTATCCGTGCTCCTCCTGTTGATGTAAAGATGAAGCTGCTGAAAGAGATTGCTGAGGAGCATGAGATTGATTGGGATCCATCAGCCACAGAGACAGAATATCTTAAACCACATGAGGATCTATTG AATGGACCAACCTACTTCAATGGTTCTACACTTCCTCTTCCAAAGGAGAAACATGAGGAAACACTAGCTGCAAGTGCTGCCGAACATCCTGATGAAGACTATGAGTCTGATACTGGTTTAGAGTCATTGGATTTGCCTGAAGTCCCAAAAGCAGCCATTCGCCCACCTTCTGATACTCCAGCAACCCCTGATATTGACACACACGTGCAAAGCTCCCAGCCAACTTCTCATGAATTCTCAAACATGCCAAGCTCCCAACCAACTTCTCATGAATTCTTAAACATGCCAAGCTCCCAGCCATCTTCTCATGAATTCTCAAACATTAAAAGCTCCCAGACAACTTCTCATGAATTCTCAAATGTTCAAACCTCCCAGTTGGCTTCGCATGAATTCTCAAACCCAAGTGACTTGGAAGAGAATCCAACAGCTAATGCTGCTTTCATGACTCAGCCAAAAGGTTCAGAACATATTCCTACACCATTCGCTCAACCAAGTATGCCAGTTTCACCCAATGAAAAGAAACATTTTGTTCCATTTGCCTCTCCACCGCCATTTGCTGTTCCCTCTCTAGTGGAGAAAAATGAGTCCATTCCGTCACCTTCTCCATCTCCTCCGGTGAAGCCAACAGATCCAGGAATGTTCAGGACGATTGATGAAGTGACCCCACCTCCAACAGCTACTGATTACTTGTTCTCAAAACAACCAGAACAGTTACACTCAACCTCTGCTGAGAACATTGCAAACATTGACTTGGATGATGTACTTTCTGCTGCCCAGACAGCTGCCGAAACAGCAGAGCGAGCTGCATCAGCAGCCCGTGCTGCTGCAAACCTTGCACAACTGCGCATCGCAGATCTGAAGAAGAATAGTAAGGCTTATGAGAACTACAGTGACAGTGTCCGAAAGGAAAGCCATCCTCAATCCGAAGTGACACAGAAACCAGTATTTGATCACCAAGATTCCTTTTCCAGTGACACACAGGGTTATGTGCCTTCTCATTTGCCCCAGAGGTCGCCATTGATGGAGGATGATCCGTATTTCTCCTATCCCAATCTGTTCTCGTCAAAACCTTGA